One Ctenopharyngodon idella isolate HZGC_01 chromosome 9, HZGC01, whole genome shotgun sequence DNA window includes the following coding sequences:
- the gtpbp8 gene encoding GTP-binding protein 8 isoform X3, whose protein sequence is MLRIKSLPLLQTHISCWPLVLQRGHRLASIKHVCLLPERRRQGLLYPFSGLVEHLSSQVNQTEFNIFHPSLEELRQAEILFTPSSKHVIDYSTSAVRMDHVPILKQPEVCFMGRSNVGKSSLIRALFSLAPEVDVRVSKTPGHTKKLNFFTVGKAFTLVDMPGYGHMAPRDFVDMVEPYLQERQNLVRTFLLVDGGAGLQKADLVAVEMCQEFNLPFVFSPVLWDLPAQVFHSTRNRKSTAYH, encoded by the exons ATGCTGAGGATAAAGTCACTGCCTCTACTGCAGACACATATATCATGTTGGCCTTTGGTCCTTCAGAGAGGTCATCGGCTGGCCTCCATTAAACATGTGTGTCTGCTCCCTGAGAGGAGGCGTCAGGGTCTTCTATACCCCTTCAGCGGTCTGGTGGAGCACCTGTCCTCACAGGTCAATCAGACAGAATTCAACATCTTCCATCCCAGCTTGGAGGAGCTCCGTCAGGCAGAGATACTGTTCACTCCCTCCTCTAAACATGTTATCGACTACTCAACCTCTGCAGTCCGGATGGACCATGTACCTATTCTTAAACAGCCAGAG GTGTGTTTTATGGGCAGGAGTAATGTGGGGAAGTCGTCTCTCATCCGTGCCTTGTTCTCTCTTGCACCAGAGGTAGATGTGCGAGTCTCTAAAACTCCA GGCCACACCAAAAAGCTTAATTTCTTTACTGTGGGAAAGGCGTTTACTCTTGTAGACATGCCCGGGTATGGACACATGGCCCCACGGGACTTTGTAGATATGGTTGAACCATACCTTCAAGAGCGTCAAAA TCTGGTGAGGACATTCTTGTTGGTGGATGGAGGTGCAGGTCTGCAGAAGGCAGATTTAGTTGCTGTGGAGATGTGCCAGGAGTTCAATTTGCCTTTTGTG TTCAGTCCAGTTCTCTGGGATTTACCTGCTCAGGTGTTTCATAGCACACGTAACAGGAAATCTACAGCTTACCACTAA
- the gtpbp8 gene encoding GTP-binding protein 8 isoform X1, with product MLRIKSLPLLQTHISCWPLVLQRGHRLASIKHVCLLPERRRQGLLYPFSGLVEHLSSQVNQTEFNIFHPSLEELRQAEILFTPSSKHVIDYSTSAVRMDHVPILKQPEVCFMGRSNVGKSSLIRALFSLAPEVDVRVSKTPGHTKKLNFFTVGKAFTLVDMPGYGHMAPRDFVDMVEPYLQERQNLVRTFLLVDGGAGLQKADLVAVEMCQEFNLPFVLVVTKIDRTRQGALLALVLQLRDFIKNQTSTCFPQPFLVSSVQFSGIYLLRCFIAHVTGNLQLTTKQL from the exons ATGCTGAGGATAAAGTCACTGCCTCTACTGCAGACACATATATCATGTTGGCCTTTGGTCCTTCAGAGAGGTCATCGGCTGGCCTCCATTAAACATGTGTGTCTGCTCCCTGAGAGGAGGCGTCAGGGTCTTCTATACCCCTTCAGCGGTCTGGTGGAGCACCTGTCCTCACAGGTCAATCAGACAGAATTCAACATCTTCCATCCCAGCTTGGAGGAGCTCCGTCAGGCAGAGATACTGTTCACTCCCTCCTCTAAACATGTTATCGACTACTCAACCTCTGCAGTCCGGATGGACCATGTACCTATTCTTAAACAGCCAGAG GTGTGTTTTATGGGCAGGAGTAATGTGGGGAAGTCGTCTCTCATCCGTGCCTTGTTCTCTCTTGCACCAGAGGTAGATGTGCGAGTCTCTAAAACTCCA GGCCACACCAAAAAGCTTAATTTCTTTACTGTGGGAAAGGCGTTTACTCTTGTAGACATGCCCGGGTATGGACACATGGCCCCACGGGACTTTGTAGATATGGTTGAACCATACCTTCAAGAGCGTCAAAA TCTGGTGAGGACATTCTTGTTGGTGGATGGAGGTGCAGGTCTGCAGAAGGCAGATTTAGTTGCTGTGGAGATGTGCCAGGAGTTCAATTTGCCTTTTGTG CTGGTGGTAACAAAAATAGACAGAACCCGACAGGGCGCTTTATTGGCTCTTGTTCTACAGCTTCGGGACTTTATCAAAAATCAAACCAGCACATGTTTCCCACAACCATTTCTTGTGAG TTCAGTCCAGTTCTCTGGGATTTACCTGCTCAGGTGTTTCATAGCACACGTAACAGGAAATCTACAGCTTACCACTAAACAGTTGTGA
- the gtpbp8 gene encoding GTP-binding protein 8 isoform X2, which yields MLRIKSLPLLQTHISCWPLVLQRGHRLASIKHVCLLPERRRQGLLYPFSGLVEHLSSQVNQTEFNIFHPSLEELRQAEILFTPSSKHVIDYSTSAVRMDHVPILKQPEVCFMGRSNVGKSSLIRALFSLAPEGHTKKLNFFTVGKAFTLVDMPGYGHMAPRDFVDMVEPYLQERQNLVRTFLLVDGGAGLQKADLVAVEMCQEFNLPFVLVVTKIDRTRQGALLALVLQLRDFIKNQTSTCFPQPFLVSSVQFSGIYLLRCFIAHVTGNLQLTTKQL from the exons ATGCTGAGGATAAAGTCACTGCCTCTACTGCAGACACATATATCATGTTGGCCTTTGGTCCTTCAGAGAGGTCATCGGCTGGCCTCCATTAAACATGTGTGTCTGCTCCCTGAGAGGAGGCGTCAGGGTCTTCTATACCCCTTCAGCGGTCTGGTGGAGCACCTGTCCTCACAGGTCAATCAGACAGAATTCAACATCTTCCATCCCAGCTTGGAGGAGCTCCGTCAGGCAGAGATACTGTTCACTCCCTCCTCTAAACATGTTATCGACTACTCAACCTCTGCAGTCCGGATGGACCATGTACCTATTCTTAAACAGCCAGAG GTGTGTTTTATGGGCAGGAGTAATGTGGGGAAGTCGTCTCTCATCCGTGCCTTGTTCTCTCTTGCACCAGAG GGCCACACCAAAAAGCTTAATTTCTTTACTGTGGGAAAGGCGTTTACTCTTGTAGACATGCCCGGGTATGGACACATGGCCCCACGGGACTTTGTAGATATGGTTGAACCATACCTTCAAGAGCGTCAAAA TCTGGTGAGGACATTCTTGTTGGTGGATGGAGGTGCAGGTCTGCAGAAGGCAGATTTAGTTGCTGTGGAGATGTGCCAGGAGTTCAATTTGCCTTTTGTG CTGGTGGTAACAAAAATAGACAGAACCCGACAGGGCGCTTTATTGGCTCTTGTTCTACAGCTTCGGGACTTTATCAAAAATCAAACCAGCACATGTTTCCCACAACCATTTCTTGTGAG TTCAGTCCAGTTCTCTGGGATTTACCTGCTCAGGTGTTTCATAGCACACGTAACAGGAAATCTACAGCTTACCACTAAACAGTTGTGA
- the slc10a2 gene encoding ileal sodium/bile acid cotransporter, with product MCTAEPTCPENATICSGTSCLVPRDPFNDILNLVMSTTLTIMLALVMFSMGCTVEARQLWVHIRRPWGIFIGFLCQFGIMPFTAFALSLIFDVLPVQAVVIIVMGCCPGGSSSNVFCYWLDGDMDLSISMTACSSVLALGMMPLCLLIYTSPWTSGDTIQIPYNSIGITLVSLLVPVAVGIYVKHRWPKAAKKILKVGSVVGIILIIIIAVIGGVLYQSSWTISPSLWIIGTIYPFIGFGLGFLLARFVGQPWYRCRTIALETGMQNAQLASTITQLSFTSAELEVMFAFPLIYSIFQLVVAGVAVGIHHSFKRYRRNTSADEDGEGTHSTVEDENKQNYALENGSFDCNENGNTEDKDKSTNL from the exons ATGTGCACAGCAGAGCCCACCTGCCCTGAAAATGCCACCATCTGCTCGGGCACATCCTGCCTGGTTCCCCGTGATCCGTTCAATGACATCCTCAACTTGGTGATGAGCACCACGCTCACCATCATGCTGGCCTTGGTCATGTTTTCAATGGGCTGCACCGTCGAGGCAAGACAGCTCTGGGTACACATCCGCAGGCCCTGGGGCATTTTTATCGGTTTCCTGTGCCAGTTTGGCATCATGCCTTTCACAGCCTTTGCACTTTCTCTGATTTTCGACGTGCTTCCAGTCCAGGCTGTAGTTATCATTGTTATGGGCTGTTGCCCTGGAGGTTCCAGCTCCAATGTTTTCTGCTACTGGCTTGATGGAGACATGGATCTAAG CATCAGCATGACGGCGTGTTCTTCAGTCCTGGCTCTGGGAATGATGCCTCTTTGTCTGCTCATCTACACCTCACCCTGGACTTCAGGCGATACCATCCAGATCCCTTACAACAGCATCG GGATCACGTTAGTGAGTTTACTTGTGCCTGTCGCTGTTGGGATTTACGTGAAACACAGATGGCCCAAAGCAGCCAAAAAGATCCTcaag GTGGGATCCGTGGTCGGAatcatcctcatcatcatcattgcaGTCATCGGTGGTGTGCTGTATCAGTCCTCATGGACCATTTCTCCTTCGCTTTGGATCATCGGTACCATTTATCCATTTATCGGCTTTGGGCTGGGCTTTCTCTTGGCACGCTTTGTGGGACAACCTTGGTACAg GTGCCGCACCATCGCATTAGAGACGGGCATGCAGAATGCCCAGCTGGCAAGTACTATTACCCAGCTGTCCTTCACCTCTGCGGAGCTTGAGGTCATGTTCGCTTTCCCCTTAATCTACAGTATCTTCCAACTGGTTGTGGCTGGGGTTGCAGTGGGAA TCCATCACTCATTCAAGCGCTATAGGCGGAATACATCGGCAGATGAGGATGGAGAAGGCACACATAGCACCGTTGAGGATGAGAATAAGCAGAATTATGCCTTGGAGAACGGCAGCTTTGACTGTAATGAGAATGGCAACACTGAGGATAAGGACAAAAGTACAAATTTGTGA